The following are encoded in a window of Halorarum salinum genomic DNA:
- a CDS encoding ribbon-helix-helix domain-containing protein translates to MPKISVEIPGELLADLDEHVGDDGKFVNRSDAVRASIRKTLDVLDDIDERHGRLEDEDE, encoded by the coding sequence ATGCCCAAAATAAGCGTCGAGATCCCCGGCGAGCTGCTCGCCGACCTCGACGAGCACGTCGGCGACGACGGGAAGTTCGTGAACCGGAGCGACGCCGTCCGGGCGTCCATCCGCAAGACGCTGGACGTGCTCGACGACATCGACGAGCGCCACGGGCGGCTGGAGGACGAGGATGAGTGA
- a CDS encoding MaoC family dehydratase: protein MTDDTEHDGGTDPEDDGTGSRDAGAEAEAGAGTPENGGRRLVEGWHGRYYEDFAVGDVYKHPYGRTVTETDNVWFTNVTMNVNPMHFNEAYAAGTEFGERLVDGTFVIALAVGMSVVDVSVNATANLGYDEVRHHAPVFHGDTLFAESEVLSKRESESREHVGIVETELRAYNDGGTKVLSLKRTPMVLKRSYADPSAARPPGWPEGVGTQPDDPAGEAAGEDDG from the coding sequence ATGACCGACGACACCGAACACGACGGCGGGACCGACCCGGAAGACGACGGCACGGGCTCGCGGGACGCCGGGGCCGAGGCCGAAGCCGGAGCCGGGACCCCCGAGAACGGCGGACGACGGCTCGTCGAGGGCTGGCACGGCCGCTACTACGAGGACTTCGCGGTGGGGGACGTGTACAAGCACCCCTACGGACGCACGGTGACCGAGACGGACAACGTCTGGTTCACGAACGTGACGATGAACGTGAACCCGATGCACTTCAACGAGGCGTACGCCGCCGGAACCGAGTTCGGGGAGCGCCTCGTCGACGGCACGTTCGTCATCGCGCTCGCGGTGGGGATGAGCGTCGTCGACGTCTCGGTCAACGCCACCGCGAACCTCGGCTACGACGAGGTGCGCCACCACGCGCCCGTCTTCCACGGCGACACGCTCTTCGCCGAGAGCGAGGTGCTCTCGAAACGGGAGAGCGAGTCGCGCGAGCACGTCGGCATCGTGGAGACGGAGCTCCGCGCGTACAACGACGGGGGGACGAAGGTGCTCTCGCTGAAGCGCACGCCGATGGTCCTGAAGCGGTCGTACGCCGACCCCTCGGCGGCCCGGCCGCCGGGGTGGCCGGAGGGTGTCGGGACCCAGCCCGACGATCCGGCGGGCGAAGCAGCCGGGGAGGACGACGGGTAA
- a CDS encoding universal stress protein, translating into MYHVLLPVDADGTHVDRQLEATLDLPRPVEVTLLHVHEEIDAPAGEGGHTYVDDVNESLEEIQGSPETLDRAAAELEDADVAVDVRRVVGDPADSIMAIADEVDADAIALAGRKRSPVGKALFGSVTQSVILEGDRTVLVAP; encoded by the coding sequence ATGTACCACGTACTGCTGCCCGTCGACGCCGACGGCACGCACGTCGACCGACAGCTCGAGGCGACGCTGGACCTGCCGCGGCCCGTCGAGGTGACGCTGCTGCACGTCCACGAGGAGATCGACGCGCCGGCCGGCGAGGGGGGTCACACGTACGTCGACGACGTGAACGAGTCGCTGGAGGAGATCCAGGGGTCCCCCGAGACGCTCGACCGGGCGGCCGCGGAGCTCGAGGACGCGGACGTCGCCGTCGACGTCCGGCGGGTCGTGGGCGACCCCGCCGACTCGATCATGGCGATCGCCGACGAGGTCGACGCCGACGCGATCGCGCTCGCGGGTCGGAAGCGCTCGCCCGTCGGGAAGGCGCTGTTCGGCAGCGTCACCCAGTCGGTCATCCTCGAGGGCGACAGGACGGTGCTCGTCGCGCCCTGA
- a CDS encoding queuosine precursor transporter, with amino-acid sequence MSDRPDPLPVDRLALVGLFVTALVVAQLTAAKLLAISIPFALPFAGATLTLPGAALAYALTFFASDCYAELYGRRAAQEMVNVAFLLNFLVLALVWSTIAAPAADPEFASTFATVLGASGNIVAGSLLAYLVSQNWDVVAFHRIREATGGDHLWLRNVGSTATSQFVDTVLFVGVAFYVLPRLGIGTQLGLPLAAAAGPSVAALIVGQYALKLLIAVLDTPFVYAVVGAVRSRDAAARPSVAD; translated from the coding sequence ATGAGTGACCGGCCGGACCCGCTCCCCGTCGACCGCCTCGCGCTCGTCGGACTGTTCGTGACGGCGCTGGTGGTCGCACAGCTCACGGCGGCGAAGCTGCTCGCCATTTCCATCCCGTTCGCGCTCCCGTTCGCGGGCGCGACGCTGACGCTCCCAGGGGCGGCGCTGGCGTACGCGCTGACGTTCTTCGCGTCGGACTGCTACGCGGAGCTGTACGGCCGGCGCGCGGCCCAGGAGATGGTCAACGTCGCGTTCCTGCTGAACTTCCTCGTGCTGGCGCTCGTGTGGAGCACCATCGCCGCGCCCGCGGCCGACCCCGAGTTCGCCTCGACGTTCGCGACGGTGCTCGGCGCCAGCGGCAACATCGTCGCCGGCAGCCTCCTCGCGTACCTGGTGAGCCAGAACTGGGACGTCGTCGCGTTCCACCGCATCCGCGAGGCGACGGGCGGGGACCACCTCTGGCTGCGCAACGTCGGCTCGACGGCGACGAGCCAGTTCGTCGACACCGTGCTGTTCGTCGGCGTCGCGTTCTACGTCCTGCCACGGCTCGGAATCGGCACCCAGCTCGGCCTCCCGCTCGCGGCCGCCGCGGGGCCGAGCGTCGCCGCGCTGATCGTCGGCCAGTACGCCCTGAAGCTGCTCATCGCCGTGCTCGACACGCCGTTCGTCTACGCCGTCGTGGGGGCGGTCCGGTCCCGCGACGCCGCCGCCCGCCCGTCCGTCGCGGACTGA
- a CDS encoding DUF7561 family protein produces the protein MAKQACDGCGRRVRLGGGIGDLWSFETGSTDGLTLELADGSEHFLCYDCIDRLPDDVEVTASHVAGLGESK, from the coding sequence ATGGCGAAACAGGCCTGTGACGGCTGCGGCCGGCGGGTGCGGCTCGGCGGCGGCATCGGCGACCTCTGGTCGTTCGAGACGGGGAGCACCGACGGCCTGACGCTGGAACTGGCCGACGGCTCCGAGCACTTCCTCTGTTACGACTGCATCGACCGGCTCCCCGACGACGTGGAGGTCACGGCCTCCCACGTGGCGGGACTGGGCGAGTCGAAGTAG
- a CDS encoding 23S rRNA (uridine(2552)-2'-O)-methyltransferase, with protein sequence MGRKDEYYNKAKQQGYRARSAYKLQQLDDEADLLSPGDTVVDLGAAPGGWLQVAAERVGDGGRVVGVDLQAIDDLESHVVETVRGDMTEDRTRYYLRKALGAGEDERVVDVVVSDMAPNMSGEYSLDHARSIHLARQAFDTALEFLKPGGDFVVKVFDGPDLADFRADVGEEFQYVRAYTPEASRKQSSERYLIAKGRTDVPVTAGEEVELEIVDVGDEGDGIARIDGFTVFVSGAEEGETVRVRIGDVKPRFAFAERLAD encoded by the coding sequence ATGGGTCGCAAGGACGAGTACTACAACAAGGCGAAACAGCAGGGCTACCGGGCCCGCTCCGCCTACAAGCTCCAGCAACTGGACGACGAGGCGGACCTCCTCTCGCCGGGCGACACGGTCGTCGACCTCGGGGCCGCGCCCGGCGGGTGGCTCCAGGTCGCCGCCGAGCGCGTCGGGGACGGCGGGCGCGTCGTCGGCGTCGACCTCCAGGCCATCGACGACCTGGAGTCACACGTCGTCGAGACGGTCCGCGGCGACATGACCGAGGACAGGACCCGCTACTACCTCCGGAAGGCGCTCGGCGCCGGGGAGGACGAGCGCGTCGTCGACGTCGTCGTCTCCGACATGGCGCCGAACATGTCCGGCGAGTACTCGCTGGACCACGCCCGCTCCATCCACCTCGCCCGGCAGGCGTTCGACACGGCGCTCGAGTTCCTGAAGCCGGGCGGCGACTTCGTCGTGAAGGTGTTCGACGGCCCCGACCTCGCCGACTTCCGGGCGGACGTCGGGGAGGAGTTCCAGTACGTCCGGGCGTACACGCCCGAGGCGAGCAGGAAGCAGTCCTCCGAGCGCTACCTCATCGCGAAGGGCCGAACCGACGTCCCCGTCACGGCGGGCGAGGAGGTCGAACTCGAGATCGTCGACGTCGGCGACGAGGGCGACGGCATCGCCCGGATCGACGGGTTCACCGTGTTCGTGAGCGGCGCCGAGGAGGGCGAGACCGTTCGCGTGAGGATCGGCGACGTGAAGCCGCGGTTCGCGTTCGCGGAGCGGCTCGCGGACTGA
- a CDS encoding DUF1059 domain-containing protein, giving the protein MAEAYKLDCEAAEADCRFIVQSENEEEAFDLARKHMSEVHGKDYTDDELRADHLQTV; this is encoded by the coding sequence ATGGCAGAAGCATATAAACTCGATTGCGAGGCGGCGGAGGCCGATTGCCGGTTCATCGTCCAATCGGAAAACGAGGAGGAAGCGTTCGACCTGGCCAGAAAGCACATGAGCGAGGTTCACGGGAAGGACTACACGGACGACGAACTTCGGGCTGACCACCTACAAACCGTATAA
- a CDS encoding YkgJ family cysteine cluster protein, protein MDLNCEGCAGCCVDWRPLGGAPDHERSGRYRALDDTYNLVPLTRDEVREFLEAGYGDALVPRLFAAEDPDRAVTIDGHDVAAMGDRPLFLVGLRKPPKPVAPFGSDPVWLDACAFLDPETLQCRIHGEELYPRTCATYPGLNLELDRETECERVERAHGEPGERLRDRSVPEDLPPPAFGPQALGSTVFAYPDPGTLEGVIARLAAGESTREDRVLFVGAAAGSAPGMPEVNGDLAEEARELALEADSWIGRAAEGWARAAEDAGGPGAPATDAPAHGDVEEARGAPETPGWDALREEEP, encoded by the coding sequence GTGGACCTGAACTGCGAGGGCTGTGCGGGTTGTTGCGTGGACTGGCGCCCGCTGGGGGGTGCTCCGGACCACGAGCGCAGCGGCCGCTACCGCGCGCTCGACGACACGTACAACCTCGTCCCGCTCACCCGCGACGAGGTCCGGGAGTTCCTCGAGGCCGGCTACGGCGACGCGCTCGTCCCGCGGCTGTTCGCCGCCGAGGACCCCGACCGCGCCGTCACGATCGACGGCCACGACGTCGCGGCGATGGGCGACCGCCCGCTGTTCCTCGTCGGCCTCCGCAAGCCCCCCAAGCCCGTCGCGCCGTTCGGGAGCGACCCGGTCTGGCTCGACGCCTGCGCCTTCCTCGACCCCGAGACGCTGCAGTGTCGCATCCACGGGGAGGAGCTCTACCCGCGGACGTGCGCGACCTACCCCGGGTTGAACCTCGAACTCGACAGGGAGACCGAGTGCGAGCGCGTCGAACGTGCCCACGGCGAACCCGGCGAGCGGCTGCGCGACCGCTCGGTCCCGGAGGACCTCCCGCCGCCGGCCTTCGGCCCCCAGGCGCTCGGCTCGACCGTGTTCGCCTACCCCGATCCGGGAACCCTCGAGGGCGTGATCGCCCGACTCGCGGCCGGGGAGTCGACCCGGGAGGACCGCGTCCTGTTCGTCGGCGCCGCCGCCGGCTCGGCGCCGGGGATGCCCGAGGTGAACGGGGACCTGGCCGAGGAGGCCCGAGAACTGGCGCTCGAAGCCGACTCGTGGATCGGACGGGCGGCCGAGGGCTGGGCCCGCGCGGCGGAGGACGCCGGCGGGCCGGGCGCTCCCGCGACCGACGCCCCCGCCCACGGGGACGTCGAGGAGGCCCGCGGCGCCCCCGAGACGCCGGGCTGGGACGCCCTGCGCGAGGAGGAGCCCTGA
- a CDS encoding HAD family hydrolase, with the protein MTGLAVWFDLDGTLLAIDDYGAVLERACRETGVDPGGPFLEAYDERFFDAFRNYHPDPFRAGVERAVVTTGIRVDAAAFVDALREAECEASETPRALHDALADLAADGDVSLGVLTNGLADWQAGKLAANDLADYFDETVTSYEIGAHKPAPEAFAHAERLLPADEYAMVGDDRDADVAAARERGWRAVHVDGPGEVPDAVAEIR; encoded by the coding sequence ATGACAGGCCTCGCCGTCTGGTTCGACCTCGACGGGACCCTCCTCGCCATCGACGACTACGGCGCCGTCCTCGAGCGCGCCTGCAGGGAGACGGGCGTCGACCCGGGCGGCCCGTTCCTCGAGGCGTACGACGAGCGGTTCTTCGACGCGTTCCGGAACTACCACCCGGACCCGTTCCGCGCCGGCGTCGAGCGCGCCGTCGTGACGACGGGAATCCGCGTGGACGCGGCCGCGTTCGTCGACGCCCTCCGGGAGGCCGAGTGCGAGGCTTCCGAGACGCCCCGGGCGCTCCACGACGCGCTCGCGGACCTCGCCGCGGACGGGGACGTCTCGCTCGGCGTGCTGACGAACGGCCTCGCCGACTGGCAGGCCGGGAAACTGGCGGCGAACGACCTCGCCGACTACTTCGACGAGACGGTGACGAGTTACGAGATCGGCGCGCACAAGCCCGCCCCCGAGGCGTTCGCCCACGCGGAGAGGCTCCTCCCGGCCGACGAGTACGCGATGGTCGGCGACGACCGCGACGCCGACGTGGCGGCGGCCCGCGAGCGAGGGTGGCGCGCGGTCCACGTCGACGGGCCGGGGGAGGTGCCGGACGCGGTCGCGGAGATCAGGTAG
- a CDS encoding twin-arginine translocase subunit TatC gives MSSALDEDTQQALAAGQDTARAMLRSAQKDLQKVFVVFLVGFLGTFYALRLWVWDFLKRVTRARLDSLTAQEVEIIAQTPFDVILLQAKFGLAVGILVAIPPFLYFAREPLRERGLWPQTPVPRWKLVVIGLLAAGLFVGGVLYGYLVFFPFMFAFLANNALSAGISPTYSIVKWAEFILLLTFSFGFAAQMPLAMTALSYAEIVPYETFRDKWRHAVVLIFVFGAFFSPPDPFTQIMWAVPLLVLYGASLYLAKVVVTARRGSERVELPATARRHWNGLVGVGVLAAAAVYLFYSRGGPAAVNAAVAGVTDTRMLPLTEPGTVAAAVGVGLLAATAALAYYVYRELDAALDVGGSGVGDPASIDLGGLDAAGVRAAPPEAFDGLTEDEALAAASDAMDADDPEKARAILDRFDEAEEAGAGGAGGAGGAAAQAGGTAGEAGAAESTAPVCDLLAPGVGVIGAVRRGAGFVDWRTRFGALWNVLLGIGGLVFAAGYVLLERPELADGILTEYGTSAAELTAGLPVAGQAALGLFAAAGLLLALLLGAVLALYFAYAAGTDPEAVDLEALTADEVRRAPDATFLGVSERRANFLASVAAEEGDDEKARVILDRFDDAQAAREAAGTGAGGGGPSVPGTADDFNDRTSRAGGTLLEGLTDGESDEDDIGGYYDDLAFIANSLRSRAFRLVFVFLVTMVSVFAWLYSGGIGDVRENFVNRLPEEVVGEGAANFGVIVLHPVEALIFEVKFSTMVGVAAVLPFAAYYAWPALRERGFVRGRRQVIFGWVAALVAGLLGGLVLGYTTIAPAVISWLVGDALRAGMVISYRISDFFWLVIFTTVGIGILADVPVLMVLLNSAGVSYRAMRDRWREATIAIMLFAALFTPADVITMFLVTVPLMAAYGVGLGVLFVLTLGGRRDLAKPTVGATR, from the coding sequence ATGTCGAGCGCACTCGACGAGGACACCCAGCAGGCGCTGGCTGCGGGCCAGGACACGGCCCGCGCCATGCTCCGGTCCGCCCAGAAGGACCTCCAGAAGGTGTTCGTCGTCTTCCTCGTCGGGTTCCTCGGGACGTTCTACGCCCTGCGGCTGTGGGTCTGGGACTTCCTCAAGCGGGTGACCAGGGCCCGACTCGATTCGCTCACCGCCCAGGAGGTGGAGATCATCGCCCAGACGCCCTTCGACGTCATCCTCCTCCAGGCGAAGTTCGGGCTCGCGGTCGGCATCCTGGTCGCGATCCCGCCGTTCCTCTACTTCGCGCGCGAACCGCTCCGCGAGCGGGGGCTGTGGCCCCAGACGCCCGTCCCGCGCTGGAAGCTGGTCGTCATCGGCCTGCTCGCGGCCGGCCTGTTCGTCGGCGGCGTGCTGTACGGCTACCTCGTCTTCTTCCCGTTTATGTTCGCTTTCCTCGCGAACAACGCCCTCTCGGCGGGCATCTCGCCGACCTACTCGATCGTGAAGTGGGCCGAGTTCATCCTGCTTCTCACCTTCTCGTTCGGCTTCGCCGCCCAGATGCCCCTCGCCATGACGGCGCTGTCGTACGCCGAGATCGTCCCGTACGAGACGTTCCGCGACAAGTGGCGCCACGCGGTCGTGCTCATCTTCGTGTTCGGGGCGTTCTTCTCCCCGCCGGACCCGTTCACACAGATCATGTGGGCCGTGCCGCTGCTCGTGCTGTACGGCGCCTCCCTCTACCTCGCGAAGGTGGTCGTCACCGCCAGGCGCGGGAGCGAGCGGGTCGAGCTCCCCGCGACCGCCCGCAGACACTGGAACGGCCTCGTCGGGGTCGGCGTCCTCGCCGCGGCCGCCGTCTACCTCTTCTACTCCCGCGGCGGGCCGGCGGCCGTCAACGCCGCCGTCGCCGGGGTGACCGACACCCGGATGCTGCCGCTGACCGAACCGGGAACGGTCGCGGCCGCGGTCGGCGTCGGCCTGCTCGCCGCGACCGCCGCGCTCGCGTACTACGTCTACCGTGAACTGGACGCCGCCCTCGACGTCGGGGGGAGCGGGGTGGGCGACCCGGCGAGCATCGACCTCGGGGGGCTCGACGCCGCGGGCGTCCGCGCCGCGCCCCCGGAGGCGTTCGACGGCCTGACCGAGGATGAGGCGCTCGCCGCGGCGTCGGACGCGATGGACGCGGACGACCCGGAGAAGGCGCGGGCGATCCTCGACCGGTTCGACGAGGCCGAGGAGGCCGGAGCGGGCGGCGCCGGCGGTGCCGGCGGCGCGGCGGCGCAGGCCGGCGGGACGGCGGGCGAGGCCGGCGCGGCAGAATCGACCGCCCCGGTGTGCGACCTCCTCGCGCCCGGCGTCGGCGTGATCGGGGCCGTCCGTCGCGGCGCGGGGTTCGTCGACTGGCGGACCCGGTTCGGCGCGCTGTGGAACGTCCTGCTCGGCATCGGCGGGTTGGTGTTCGCGGCGGGCTACGTCCTGCTCGAACGGCCCGAACTGGCGGACGGGATCCTCACGGAGTACGGCACCTCCGCGGCCGAGTTGACGGCCGGGCTTCCCGTCGCCGGCCAGGCCGCTCTCGGCCTGTTCGCCGCCGCGGGGCTGCTGCTCGCGCTCCTGCTGGGCGCCGTGCTCGCGCTCTACTTCGCGTACGCCGCCGGCACCGACCCCGAGGCCGTGGACCTCGAGGCGCTCACGGCCGACGAGGTCCGGCGTGCGCCCGACGCGACGTTCCTCGGCGTCTCGGAGCGGCGGGCGAACTTCCTCGCCAGCGTCGCCGCCGAGGAGGGCGACGACGAGAAGGCGCGCGTCATCCTGGACCGCTTCGACGACGCGCAGGCGGCCCGCGAGGCGGCCGGGACGGGCGCCGGCGGGGGCGGGCCGTCGGTCCCCGGCACGGCCGACGACTTCAACGATCGGACCTCCCGCGCGGGCGGGACGCTCCTCGAGGGGCTGACCGACGGGGAGTCGGACGAGGACGACATCGGCGGCTACTACGACGACCTCGCGTTCATCGCCAACTCGCTCCGCTCGCGGGCGTTCCGGCTGGTCTTCGTGTTCCTCGTCACGATGGTGAGCGTCTTCGCGTGGCTCTACTCCGGCGGCATCGGCGACGTCCGCGAGAACTTCGTGAACCGTCTCCCGGAGGAGGTGGTCGGGGAGGGCGCCGCGAACTTCGGCGTCATCGTGCTCCACCCGGTCGAGGCGCTCATCTTCGAGGTGAAGTTCTCCACGATGGTCGGCGTCGCCGCCGTGCTCCCGTTCGCGGCCTACTACGCCTGGCCCGCGCTCCGCGAGCGCGGGTTCGTCCGCGGGCGCCGGCAGGTCATCTTCGGCTGGGTCGCGGCGCTGGTCGCGGGGCTGCTCGGCGGCCTCGTGCTCGGCTACACGACAATCGCGCCGGCGGTCATCTCCTGGCTCGTCGGCGACGCGCTCCGGGCGGGGATGGTCATCAGCTACCGCATCAGCGACTTCTTCTGGCTCGTCATCTTCACGACGGTCGGCATCGGCATCCTCGCGGACGTGCCCGTCCTGATGGTGCTTCTCAACTCGGCGGGCGTCTCCTACCGCGCGATGCGGGATCGCTGGCGGGAGGCGACCATCGCCATCATGCTGTTCGCGGCGCTTTTCACCCCGGCCGACGTCATCACGATGTTCCTCGTGACGGTGCCGCTGATGGCGGCCTACGGCGTCGGCCTCGGCGTCCTGTTCGTGCTCACCCTCGGCGGCCGGCGGGACCTCGCCAAGCCGACGGTCGGCGCGACGCGGTAG
- a CDS encoding twin-arginine translocase subunit TatC: MTEDAETPAEPTRSDGADESASGPDDDPDDPDAAANGAGEVDSERADESDDAAESGSDGEPEGVTESDGDAEGTGDAKPDERGGADGADDGNDADEAGRIEAVDPPGDPENDLPEGSYVGPEESDDVEGTRAEAADVADADGVEAGEVDADEEELTAAEKGMQTVENVGSAFAGGGEGPESDMEMPLTEHIEEMMRRLAAVFAVAGVVSGAVLFAGSVSPAVPSAAELIRYFWDFHVGLPATPGGPGGHSPYVYGPLEYLLTKLKVVALAGLLAGLPMFVFQTYGFMRPGLYPHERRYYIAAIPTSLVLGIVGAAFAHFAVLPFIFDYFISYTVGTAELRFGLKETFNLILIMMGYFAIVFQIPLFIQLAIMMGVVTRQWLEDRRLIFWGAFLGLALTFITVDPTGFAPIIVVATMIVLFEGTLALLRWTGN, encoded by the coding sequence ATGACCGAGGACGCGGAGACGCCGGCGGAGCCGACGCGCAGCGACGGCGCCGACGAGTCCGCGTCCGGACCGGACGACGACCCCGACGACCCCGACGCCGCGGCGAACGGCGCCGGGGAGGTCGACTCGGAGCGGGCGGACGAGTCCGACGACGCGGCCGAGTCGGGGAGCGACGGCGAACCGGAGGGCGTCACGGAGTCGGACGGCGACGCCGAGGGAACCGGGGACGCGAAACCGGACGAGCGAGGCGGTGCGGACGGGGCGGACGACGGGAACGATGCGGACGAGGCCGGCCGTATCGAGGCTGTCGATCCGCCGGGTGACCCGGAGAACGACCTCCCCGAGGGGTCCTACGTCGGTCCGGAGGAGTCGGACGACGTGGAAGGTACCCGGGCGGAGGCGGCCGACGTGGCCGACGCGGACGGCGTGGAAGCGGGCGAGGTGGACGCGGACGAGGAGGAGCTGACGGCCGCGGAGAAGGGCATGCAGACCGTCGAGAACGTCGGAAGCGCGTTCGCCGGCGGGGGCGAGGGCCCCGAGTCGGACATGGAGATGCCCCTCACCGAGCACATCGAGGAGATGATGCGCCGGCTGGCGGCCGTCTTCGCGGTCGCGGGGGTCGTCTCCGGGGCCGTGCTGTTCGCGGGGAGCGTCTCGCCGGCAGTGCCGAGCGCCGCGGAGCTCATCCGCTACTTCTGGGACTTCCACGTCGGCCTGCCGGCCACGCCCGGCGGACCCGGAGGCCACTCGCCGTACGTGTACGGTCCGCTGGAGTACCTCCTGACGAAGCTGAAGGTGGTCGCGCTCGCGGGTCTGCTCGCGGGGCTCCCGATGTTCGTCTTCCAGACGTACGGCTTCATGCGCCCGGGACTGTACCCCCACGAGCGCCGGTACTACATCGCGGCCATCCCCACGAGCCTGGTGCTCGGAATCGTCGGCGCGGCGTTCGCCCACTTCGCCGTGCTCCCGTTCATCTTCGACTACTTCATCAGCTACACCGTCGGGACCGCGGAGCTCCGCTTCGGGCTGAAGGAGACGTTCAACCTCATCCTCATCATGATGGGCTACTTCGCCATCGTGTTCCAGATCCCGCTTTTCATCCAGCTGGCCATCATGATGGGCGTCGTCACCCGGCAGTGGCTGGAGGACCGCAGGCTCATCTTCTGGGGCGCGTTCCTCGGGCTGGCGCTCACGTTCATCACCGTGGACCCGACGGGCTTCGCGCCCATCATCGTCGTCGCGACGATGATCGTGCTGTTCGAGGGGACGCTGGCGCTGCTGCGCTGGACCGGGAACTAA
- a CDS encoding DNA polymerase sliding clamp, with protein MFKAIVSASTLRDALDSVSVLVDECKIRLNDDELAIRAVDPANVGMVDLSLEAAAFESYEADGGVIGVNLNRLEDIAGMANSGDLVHLELDEETRKLHIEIEGLSYTLALIDPDSIRQEPDIPDLDLASEIVLEGAQLNRGITAADMVSDHIRLRVDEGEEAFVIEAEGDTDDVDLKLPREDLIDLQAGPADSLFSLDYLKDMNKAIPADAEVRIELGEEFPVKLHYEFAEGMGHTTYMLAPRIQSD; from the coding sequence ATGTTCAAGGCGATCGTGAGCGCGTCGACCCTCCGGGACGCACTCGATTCGGTGAGCGTGCTGGTCGACGAGTGCAAGATCCGGCTGAACGACGACGAGCTCGCCATCCGGGCCGTCGACCCGGCGAACGTCGGCATGGTCGACCTCTCGCTCGAGGCCGCCGCGTTCGAGTCCTACGAGGCCGACGGCGGCGTCATCGGCGTGAACCTCAACCGGCTGGAGGACATCGCCGGCATGGCCAACTCGGGGGACCTCGTCCACCTCGAACTCGACGAGGAGACGCGCAAGCTCCACATCGAGATCGAGGGGCTGAGCTACACGCTCGCGCTCATCGACCCGGACTCCATCCGCCAGGAGCCGGACATCCCGGACCTCGATCTGGCCTCGGAGATCGTCCTGGAGGGCGCCCAGCTCAACCGCGGCATCACGGCCGCCGACATGGTGTCGGATCACATCCGCCTGCGCGTCGACGAGGGCGAGGAGGCGTTCGTCATCGAGGCGGAGGGCGACACCGACGACGTCGACCTGAAGCTCCCCCGCGAGGACCTCATCGACCTGCAGGCCGGCCCGGCCGACTCGCTGTTCTCGCTCGACTACCTGAAGGACATGAACAAGGCCATCCCGGCGGACGCGGAGGTCCGCATCGAACTCGGCGAGGAGTTCCCCGTGAAGCTCCACTACGAGTTCGCCGAGGGGATGGGCCACACGACGTACATGCTCGCGCCGCGCATCCAGAGCGACTGA